A region from the Conexibacter woesei Iso977N genome encodes:
- a CDS encoding M4 family metallopeptidase: MRDRYFRALGLGCAFCALYATSAGAATTTSTARFAADAAGGQTLVRATTGAVSTAAGDVRASTLGVKDGAGATTVARAAVDRYASMLGLGSGTQLHQVAARPDAEGTTVVYDQMAGAVPVYDGRVLVRIADGNTIMKSITSSVATSAPASAPDATQSLTQAREDAVAGIPDAAVNSGPSLVMYTGVPFGAKAATLAYVTDVRSTSQPVRKLVVTDARTGAVIDTLNRVETAKNRTIYNARGSTSTGSLARSEGQGATGNTDVDNAYNYTGAVYDYYRNTFGRDSYDGAGAGLVSFVHYGVGYENAFWDGAEMVYGDGFAVNDVTGHELTHAVTERTAGLEYADQSGALNEAISDMAGWDIDPGDTTMGEDLPIGAIRDMENPGAYGQPATASQYVCTSDDEGGVHTNSGIPNKVYANLVDTIGRSQAEQVRYRAQTTYLTPQSGFADARAAFVSAAGDVGANATSVANAWQSQGVTATWQPSC; the protein is encoded by the coding sequence ATGAGAGACCGATACTTCCGAGCCCTCGGGCTCGGGTGCGCGTTCTGCGCGCTCTACGCGACCTCGGCAGGGGCCGCCACCACCACATCCACCGCACGCTTCGCGGCTGACGCCGCAGGCGGGCAGACGCTGGTCCGCGCGACGACCGGCGCCGTCTCGACGGCCGCCGGCGACGTGAGGGCCAGCACCCTCGGCGTGAAGGACGGCGCCGGGGCCACGACCGTGGCGCGGGCCGCGGTCGACCGCTACGCGTCGATGCTCGGGCTCGGCTCGGGCACCCAGCTGCACCAGGTCGCCGCCCGGCCGGACGCCGAGGGCACGACCGTGGTCTACGACCAGATGGCGGGCGCCGTCCCGGTCTACGACGGGCGCGTGCTCGTCCGGATCGCCGACGGCAACACCATCATGAAGTCGATCACCTCGTCGGTCGCGACCTCCGCGCCCGCGAGCGCGCCCGACGCGACCCAGTCGCTGACGCAGGCGCGCGAGGACGCGGTCGCCGGGATCCCGGACGCCGCGGTCAACAGCGGGCCGTCGCTCGTCATGTACACGGGCGTGCCGTTCGGCGCCAAGGCGGCGACGCTCGCCTACGTGACCGACGTGCGCTCGACCTCGCAGCCGGTGCGCAAGCTCGTGGTCACCGACGCCCGCACGGGTGCCGTGATCGACACGCTCAACCGCGTCGAGACCGCCAAGAACCGGACGATCTACAACGCCAGGGGCTCGACGAGCACCGGGTCGCTGGCCCGCAGCGAGGGTCAGGGCGCGACCGGCAACACCGACGTGGACAACGCCTACAACTACACGGGCGCCGTCTACGACTACTACAGGAACACGTTCGGCCGCGACTCCTACGACGGCGCCGGCGCGGGGCTCGTCAGCTTCGTGCACTACGGCGTCGGCTACGAGAACGCGTTCTGGGACGGCGCCGAGATGGTCTACGGCGACGGCTTCGCCGTCAACGACGTGACCGGCCACGAGCTGACCCACGCGGTCACCGAGCGCACGGCGGGCCTGGAGTACGCCGACCAGTCCGGCGCGCTCAACGAGGCGATCTCCGACATGGCCGGGTGGGACATCGACCCGGGCGACACGACGATGGGCGAGGACCTGCCGATCGGCGCGATCCGCGACATGGAGAACCCGGGCGCCTACGGGCAGCCGGCGACCGCCTCGCAGTACGTCTGCACGAGCGACGACGAGGGCGGCGTCCACACCAACTCGGGGATCCCGAACAAGGTGTACGCCAACCTGGTCGACACGATCGGCCGCTCGCAGGCCGAGCAGGTGCGCTACCGCGCGCAGACCACCTACCTGACGCCGCAGTCCGGCTTCGCCGACGCGCGCGCCGCGTTCGTCTCAGCCGCTGGGGATGTCGGCGCGAACGCGACGTCGGTCGCCAACGCCTGGCAGTCCCAGGGCGTCACCGCGACCTGGCAGCCCAGCTGCTAG
- a CDS encoding ABC transporter ATP-binding protein: MSTFRRLLGFLSPYRTGLAWSALLAGLAMIMTVVIPWLTGRAIDQIREGDSHDLNRIGILIAAAGLARLVLTVGRRLVAGRVSLGVEYDLRQRLYTHFLGLELGFFDRQQTGQLMSRATVDLAAVRFFLGYGIVFIFQAALTIILAGIAMFLVDPLLAAISLLPVPFVVVIASRYGRRARPAQQAVQQRIAELTADAEESIGGVRVVKAFAREDRQLERFAGSTARVFDQEMIATRLSAFYQPLIGFIPQIGLACVLLIGGRRVIAGDMTLGDFTAFYTYLLMLLVPMRQLGMTLGLAQRATASGARLFEVFDREATIQAPADVVPMPEGNGHVELRDVTFAYEGAQGPALVDVDLDVPAGTVVALVGATGSGKTTLVQLLGRLYDVESGAVLIDGVDVRDVDPTELRSQIAVVDDAPFLFSTTIADNIAYARGGADVVDRELIEQAARRAQAHEFIMALPDGYDTRVGERGLTLSGGQRQRVAIARALLADPRILVLDDATSAVDASTEQRIKDALREVMAGRTTFVIAHRLSTIALADVIVVVEEGRVVAQGTHEELLDVSELYAEIVEKGLPDQVFLNKNDPEREVAGL; the protein is encoded by the coding sequence TTGTCGACGTTCCGCAGACTCCTCGGCTTCCTCTCCCCGTACAGGACCGGCCTCGCCTGGTCGGCGCTGCTCGCTGGGCTGGCGATGATCATGACGGTCGTGATCCCGTGGCTCACGGGCCGGGCGATCGACCAGATCCGGGAGGGTGACTCGCACGACCTCAACCGGATCGGGATCCTGATCGCCGCCGCCGGCCTGGCGCGACTGGTGCTGACCGTCGGGCGGCGGCTGGTCGCGGGGCGCGTGTCGCTGGGCGTCGAGTACGACCTGCGCCAGCGGTTGTACACGCACTTCCTCGGGCTCGAGCTGGGGTTCTTCGACCGCCAGCAGACCGGGCAGCTGATGTCGCGCGCGACGGTCGACCTGGCCGCGGTCCGGTTCTTCCTCGGCTACGGGATCGTCTTCATCTTCCAGGCCGCGCTGACGATCATCCTGGCCGGGATCGCGATGTTCCTCGTCGACCCGCTGCTGGCGGCGATCTCGCTGCTGCCGGTGCCGTTCGTCGTCGTGATCGCCTCGCGCTACGGGCGCCGCGCGCGGCCGGCCCAGCAGGCGGTCCAGCAGCGGATCGCGGAGCTGACCGCCGACGCGGAGGAGTCGATCGGCGGCGTGCGCGTCGTCAAGGCCTTCGCGCGCGAGGACCGGCAGCTGGAGCGCTTCGCCGGCTCGACCGCGCGCGTGTTCGACCAGGAGATGATCGCGACGAGGCTGTCGGCGTTCTACCAGCCCTTGATCGGCTTCATCCCGCAGATCGGGCTGGCCTGCGTGCTGCTGATCGGCGGGCGGCGCGTGATCGCGGGCGACATGACGCTCGGCGACTTCACCGCGTTCTACACGTACTTGTTGATGTTGCTGGTTCCGATGCGCCAGCTGGGCATGACGCTGGGGCTCGCGCAGCGCGCGACCGCGTCGGGCGCGCGGCTGTTCGAGGTCTTCGACCGTGAGGCGACGATCCAGGCGCCGGCGGACGTGGTCCCGATGCCGGAGGGCAACGGGCACGTGGAGCTGCGCGACGTGACGTTCGCCTACGAGGGCGCGCAGGGGCCGGCGCTTGTTGATGTCGATCTCGACGTCCCGGCCGGCACGGTCGTCGCGTTGGTCGGCGCGACGGGGTCGGGCAAGACCACGTTGGTGCAGTTGCTCGGGCGCCTGTACGACGTGGAGTCGGGCGCCGTGCTGATCGACGGCGTCGACGTGCGTGATGTCGACCCGACCGAGCTGCGCTCGCAGATCGCGGTGGTCGACGACGCGCCGTTCCTGTTCTCCACCACGATCGCCGACAACATCGCCTACGCGCGCGGTGGCGCCGACGTGGTCGACCGCGAGCTGATCGAGCAGGCCGCGCGGCGCGCGCAGGCCCACGAGTTCATCATGGCCTTGCCCGACGGCTACGACACGCGCGTCGGCGAGCGCGGGCTGACGCTGAGCGGCGGCCAGCGCCAGCGGGTCGCGATCGCGCGGGCGCTGCTGGCCGATCCGCGGATCCTGGTGCTCGACGACGCGACGTCCGCCGTGGACGCCTCGACCGAGCAGCGGATCAAGGACGCGCTGAGGGAGGTGATGGCGGGCCGGACGACGTTCGTCATCGCCCACCGCCTGTCGACGATCGCGCTGGCCGACGTGATCGTCGTCGTCGAGGAGGGGCGCGTCGTCGCCCAGGGCACGCACGAGGAGCTGCTGGACGTCTCCGAGCTGTACGCCGAGATCGTGGAGAAGGGCTTGCCGGACCAGGTGTTCCTGAACAAGAACGACCCCGAGCGCGAGGTGGCGGGCCTGTGA